TCTCAACATCTTTCAAGGCATCCACTGATTCTTGCCTTTTCCCTTGCGTTCCCTCTTTTTCTGTCCTATCCTTTTCAAAACAGGAGCACGGCAGCAGAGCGTAAGTGAAGATTTGTCAGCCAGTTACTGAGCAGTGTAACACAGTTTTCAGTACTTTATATTCCTTTGTTCATGTACTTTAATGTTTTCTTATTCTAAGcagctgttttcagctttttataaTGATGCAGGTTTGTTTATGAGTCGGTCCAGATTTGTCAGACCTCCTAAGAAAATTTCAACTTGTCCCTTCCAGTGTTTATGGCAGACTTTATGTATGAATGTCTCAAACTGTTCACTCTGTTGTTGTATGAGGATAAATCTCCAAATAGAGTGAAATCATCTGTGACAGGAAATGAGTTCCCCTCAAAAGTGTTGAACGTACGGGGTATTTCAGGGGAAATCAAATTTCTTCATGAAAGCTTTTAACATGACACTATGGAAAATAgattaaaaagagacaaaagctGTTTCACATCATCTGTCATTTTCCAAATGTACATCCAGGAAAAAGGCTCGTGAGAGCTAACAATTGGGGTAAgtattaaaatactttatttacatATCAAACATAACAGGCCAAAGCACAGAGGAAATGGCACGGAAAAGGGTACTGCCATCTCTGATGACAGTCAGCAAACTTTTAAacggttggttttgtttttaaatgtacttcTGTCATTCCCTTGACAATACAGGGCACTGCCACACGTTAACCATTTACTTACACAATTTGCTGAACTGCAGCTAAGGGTCAGCACTAACATTCAGCGGGATTTCAGCGCTGTGCGAGACTAAGTCCccataaacaattaaaaaaaagtgttaaagtTCTCCTAGTACATTTTAGCTTCATTAAAGCAATAAATGGGAACCCTCTAAAGATACTACTATTTAAGCAATTTACCTCTACGTTGTTAGGAGGTCAATaggaaaataaactcttttaaaatgaagtgtttgTTCCAAAGCAAATGTGAAGCATGCTGGAGCCAAGGAACACAGTTTGATTGCCTTAAACAGCCTCTGAtgagtcacagaaagaaaattaggaaaataatgGTCAAAATTGGAAAGTAAACATCTCTTTAATGCCAGAATAACCAACAAAGCAAACATGGGCAAGAGTTTCGTGATACGATGCAAAAGATGAAACTCAAGATTACACGCACCTTTTTCTCATCTTCACTTCCAGTTCCACTTTCCACCTCTCTCACCTTTTCATGGGCTCTGCTGCACACATCTAGCAGACTCTGTTGCTCTGCGGAGTGTTACCTTCCTAACCAGTTGGTATAGTTTTCAGATGAAAAGCATATTCACCAGTATATGCATTTTCCAGGTTCAAGCAGTCGCTCAAAGGCTGTAAAATTCCTACCACTTCAGTGCTTTtggcaaaaaaagaacacacGTGCATAAGAATTGAAATGAACACCTGCAGCTAGGTTTGCATTTTAACACTAGAgcgtgttcatagaatcatagaatcttcacggttggaaaggacctttgagatcaccgagtccaaccaaacaacctacaatctctgccgctagagcatgccccgaagtgccacatctagacgtttcttaaatccctctagggatggtgactcaaccccctccctgggcaggctgttccagtgcctgaccactcttgcagtaaagtaattcttcctaatatctaacctaaacctcccctgccgcagcttcggaccatttcctctggtcctgtcattattcacctgggagaagaggccaacccccacctctctccaacctcctttcagggagttgtagagggcaatgaggtctcccctcagcctcctcttctccatgcccagctccctcagcctctcctcacatgccctggtctccagagccctcaccagcctggtagctctcctctggacacgctccagcacctcaatgtccctcttgtacagaggggcccagaactgaacacagcactcgaggtgaggcctcaccagtgcccagtacagaggcaccatcccttccctgctcctgctggccacgctattcctggtacaagccagaatgctgttggccttcttggccacctgggcacactgctggctcatgttaagctggccgtccaccagcacccccagctccttttctgctgggcagctttccagccactctgccccaagcctgtagcgttgcccggggttgttgtgaccaaaatgcaggacccggcacttggccttattaaacctcatacagttggccttggcccatggatccggcctgtccagctccctctgtagagccttcctaccctcaagcagatcaacactcccacctggtttggtgtcatctgcaatcttactgagggtgcactcaatcccctcatccagatcatcaataaaaatattaaacaaaactgaccCCAaaactgatccttgagggacaccactggtgaccggccgccaagaggatttcaccccattaatcacaactctctgggcacggccatccagatgTCACTCAGATGTCACTCTGTTTGAAGTGAACAGATGCAAGTTGTCAAACTACTATTTTATTACATTTGCACAGGCGCAATTGCATTCATTGGCAGTTTTGCTGAGATAAGGACAAGGAAATACAGTGGAAATAACATTTTGGTccagaagaattttatttaaacagtACTTTGGGGGCATGTTGACATTGTCTCCAGCAGACAGTTTATGTGCCAGCTACGCCAATACTCCAGATGGGCAGCACACACTGATCTGAAGATCGTAGGTATGTTGTAGAGCATATTCTGCAACTGGGCtaaaaagctgcttaaaaaagcAAAGTCTACAGTGTGAACACCTCTATGTGCAAATCTAAACAGCTTACGGCTCACAGCTTGCTCTCGTCACTCCAGCTCAGAGCATGGAAAGAATTAGAGCCCTAACGTCTATATCTACCTGTCATAGGCATTCcctgtatcatagaatcacagaatggtttgggggttggaagggacttttaaaggccatctcgttccacccccctgccctgggcagggacacctcccaccacaccaggttgctccaagcgccgcccaacctggccttgaacccctccagggatggggcagccacagcttctctgggcaacctgggccaggggctcaccaccctcagcgtaaaaaatttcttccttccctaTAGGCCTAGATCCTGCAAAAATTAGTATACTAAGTGTCAAGCAAGCTAAGATTTTTAAGTGATACATTTTGTTTGACCAACTGCATATTTGGAAAATGTAGACAAGCTTTGGGGGACGCAAGCCAttattcatctcttttttttgaattttaagcATACACCTAGAATATGAACATCACCAGGAATACTCAGGttagtaaaattacagaaaaagaagctCTAATTTTGACCTGAATGGTTATGATTATGACCTAAATGGTTATCTAAAAAGCAAGTGTAACACAGTCTCAGTTTTCAGTGATTAGATTGAAGCTCTTCCGATGCAGAAATTCTTCATCTTTTAACTCTCCAGTAATTAAGTCACTACAACCAGATTAATTGCTCCAAATATTTGGTTTCACTCCCTCTTCTTACTGCTACTAGTAGCTTTTCGCTGACAAAAAGCCACCAATAAATCAGGAGGCTGGCAGTGCCTCTGGGGGAAGGCTCCCATAACTCTGACACAGCGTGAAACTAATGcccatggaaataaaaatcaactttGAACTTCAACAGTATTAAGGATCTACAAGAAAAGGAGCCTGGGATGGTGCTACGCTCTGTGTACCCTGGGTGGCTGCACTGCGTCACAGCAGGGTTGGCCACGACCAATGGCCTTCTTCCAAGGTATATGGCCAACACTCCACAAAGCTCAGTTTTCTCCATAAGTATGCTCAAATCCCATAGACTTGGTTGCATCTTAGAAGTTATCAAGTACAAACTAAGCCCTAAGGCCCATAAATGCTTTACAATGCTGAGCCGTCTATAATATGCTTGAGTTACCGCTGTGATTCACTATGGGATCACAGAGCAGCCACGTCAGGGTATAATAAAAGAAGGTATTTCTTCAcgacttatttttaaatggaaaaaactaTTAGGAAAcataatttgtgtgtgtgtttttttttaaattatcattatttttctaGGTTTTCTAGCATAAAATTGTAAACaagattttctgggaaaaatgTGATGATGTGACTGAGCTGTCAAATGTGACAGCAGTTCTCTTCCCCTTGGTCGTACAATTGACAGCACTGTAAAGCTCAGTGGGGGGAACTCACAGCTTTTGGGAAAACAAGCCTTTTGAGAACAGAATCGAGAAACAAAGACCATCTAAAAGAGTTATTCTTGAGATAGCGTTTCTCCACTCAGGCATCTGCAATCTTACATATTCTGGTATCAGAGGCAAAGTGCTGGAAACAAAAGAATCGTTGAAAGTATGTTGCTAAAGCTGCACCACATGACGGAAAGCCATTGTTGAGATTCCTATCCTTGCATCTCTTCTACATGCAGGTTTTGACCGACTTTGGTTTTCATGACAATGGAATTTTTCCTCCCCAGGATGGAAAGTAAGAACCTCTTCCTAAGCCTATTGCTCTGCTACAGTTTGCTCAGAGCTGCCGGTTCTCACATGGTAATAGAAGAGAAGACGGAATGCACCCTGCCAAGGAGCAACAAAATGAGCCTCCAAGATCTCCCACCGATCTCCATAGTAGGTTAGTAAAAGCTGCCATTCGGTGCCAAATTAACAAGATTTGCAGAAAATACAATTATTGATTGATATGGGTTATTTTGATAGCTTACTGCAACATTGCAATTTAATACAAATGATTTAGTAGCGGCAATGCAGCCACAGCATCCGAGAATGACAATGTGGGAAACCACAGAtcagagtattaaaaaaaccaaacatcaggCAACTTACTTTAGTTTTACAGATTTCACTTCAGGTCCTATCATACTGTAAGGCTTTTTATATTGAAGATAAGTGTTTTTCTGTTAATATGGGCATTCATCTTCCTTTGAAAGACTAGTGCAAATAGAAAAAGTGAACATGACTTTCTGGGTTTTTAGGATCCGCTCTTGTGGCAGAGAAATCAGCAGTTCTCTAAGGTATTAATATAACCTCGATTTACCTGTGTGCCAAGCAATCTTCAACCAGGGGGAGAAAAGAGCACTGCAAGGGAGAGCCAGAGGTCACCCCTTTATCCAAGACAGGACCAGCTTGTCCCTTCCATTACCAGCAGGTGACCATCTGCCCTGTTAGAGAAGAACCATGTTGGGGCAACGCTTAACTCTTTTCTTCACAAACTTTTTTCCTAGTGTCTGCCCTGAGCCTTGCAACATAATTTAggccaacttttttctttcaagaaacttACAGGTATTTGGGGACAATTAGCTGCAGATTGTCATTCATAACTGTGTCAAAAttttaataattcaaaaaaacAAAGCTTCTCTTTTTTAGCTCCTTTCTGTAGGCTTTCAGGGCTTTTGCTTAAAGCAGGTTGGTTTCTTACCTTGTTTCCTGCATTTTCTCTGCACTCTTGCTCAGGAGAGTGTTTCTTGAAGGAGAAACCATTCCCCCACACGTGCATTTCCAATGAAATCTGAACCGCTGAATCTTGAGTTAACTCAAGGTTGTTTGACCACAAGTTTATTAAAGCTTGTGCTGTTCTGCAGCCTCCCAAGCCATATCATTTCATGGTCCTTGCAATCCTAGATGCCTTCAGTCTCACGtttccaatgattttttttattccaattaAAATCAGAGACATAAAACACATTCCCTTCAACTTGTTTATCTTCTCGCACGCACCCGTGCCGTAAACATGGCAGATAAGCTACATCATCCCATCTTGCTTTGCCAACAGACACCCAAGACAGCAAAACCCCCTTAATGCTGACAGGTTCTCATGCTTTGGATGCTACTGCGATGCCTCACAAAAACCCATCcttcctctctgccccctttGGTGACCTGCAAGAGCATCCCTGTAGCCTCACCGCTCCGTGGTGAAGCCTGGCTGCGCCGCTTTCCCATTTCATAGTCAACAGAGAGACGACATAATTAGCCAAGGTAAGGAAAGAAATCCACAGCAGACCAAGGGGCTGAACAGCGTAACCTCTGGCTCACCCTTCCACCCGTTCTTCTCCTGCATGCATACAAACAGAATGACTATTTGACGCTGAAAACGCAAGAGTAATTCAAAAGAGTAGATCTTGGCATAACGCTCACCTCTTCCGTAGTCCTGCTTGTCCTTGCTGACTGTTCCAAAAAGGAAAATACGGATGCAAAACCCCCTGTAACACCGTTGGCCAGGGCTGCTCCCACTTTCTCGGGGCACAAGGCATTTCCAGAGGTATCCCAAGGCCTTCCTGCAGCCCATTCATTCAAAGGTGAGAGGCCAGTCTGATCCTCCACTGCCCCATGccaaaagaaaattgaaaaaatacaaagtGAGTAATAAAACTGAGACGAATCATTCACCTTTTTCTCATTCAATAGAATCTGACCTAGGTTTTGAAATAGTTCATTTTGGAGCTGATGTGGCACGTGCTCAAACctttctgggttttatttcagaCAACCAGAAGCCACATCACCTCTAGCACTTATTAGCTAAAATAATTGAATTATAACTTGATAACCTACATATAAATtcgggctcctccagccccagagaaaccctgcagcacccagggggGACAATGGTGCCACAAATAGTAATATTTATTATAACAACAGCGTCATGGCAAAAGGCTGACAGGCTGGTCTGTCCCGTCACCGCCACAGAAACAACTAATTTAGAGTAAATATTAAGAGAGTGTTTAAATAACCAcagcctcctctcctcttccaatACCGTCAATTTCTTTATGATTTATCAGCTATAATTTGTCATGCTGACACGTACAACCTATTTTTGTACAATCTAACAGAAAAATTTCTTGTCAGCTTGGTTTCAACATTTTCGATAGAGCTTCCTGTCTCAGTGGTATTTTCTTATACAAGGTCCTGTTCCTTCTGGTTGGCCACGTGGAGCAGGGATGAAGGCACTCATGTTACAGCCCAGTTTTTAAGTGTTGCTGTAGCCATACGTAATAAAACTCATTTGCAATCAGCTGATTATACACCCGTCAATCAATCACAGTGCTCACGGTGTCAAAAGATGTTATGTCTGGGTCAAATTCAATAAAACCCGAGGCTGGAGTTGAATCACATCCTAAAAGGTAAGCAGATTTGCTAGCATCAACTAGTAAAATGTGCCATCATCTAATTAATACATGCTTTTCGTAGCACTTCAAATCACATTTTATCAACAGGGGTTAGAGGTGTGTGTTATCAATATTTTCCCAAGCCTGTATTACATTTTCCCGTGTCGCCACAGATGAGATGTGCAAGGAGCTGGTCACCTGGGCAGCTGTTGGGAACACAGTAGGTAGAGCATGAGGAATATGAGATTAGAGGCCAGCTGGGAAAAGCAGGTGTTTTACCCAACCCAGAGGAACCATAGAAGAGACAATTACAGCACTGAACTCCCAAAATAAACCCTACGTTTCCCTATCATCTACCCGTTGGGCATCATTTCTTTACCGAATCCCTTGGAATAATTCAAGCACATTTACACCACACCAACGGGTAAATCTCTGTGTAATGTCATCACGTACTCTTTAACTGAACGTTATCGAAAAAATTTTCTAGGCGAAGCAATACAGACAATCCTGTACAAATAGAAAAGTTAAAGTAATGTAGGTTTAAACGGCTTACAAGCATCTCGGTTACCATCAGAGAGTTTCAAAGGGCAGCACAGCAAACCCAACTTAATCTGCCAGCTGGAACTGGATGTAAACCGCTAATCCTGGTGAGTGCAATGCCTTTTTTAAGACGTGCTCTTATTCAGTGACAATAACTTCACATGCTTGAAGTATAGTTTTCCTTCCCACTGTTTCTTAGAGATGTATAACCCTAACTACAATGATGCAAGGATAATAAAtgaacacacaccccccccagcccacccaaaatgtcttttcttcattctgtaaATCCTGGTAACTATTAAATATTCAAGAAGAGATGGATAGCAAATACCGGAAAAGCCAAGGAACCACCATTCGTCAGTAGGCATATATAAATTTTTTATCCCAATCATTCATTAAATACAGGTGGTGCTTGTTACAAACCTCACACACACGGaataaaggcagcaaaaatacCGTAAGAGATTAGTGAGCTGGGAAGCGTCTCATGCTTTAACAGTCTCACTGTGTTAGATCCCAAGACAAGCCTTAGTCATGGAGCTTATATAtagtaataaatatatatattatatatagtaatatatataGTAATAAATAGCATTATATAGTATACAGTAATATACTATATAGAGTAATAAATAGCATTATAGCTGATATGATAATAACAACAAGTACAGTAAATGCTATTAGTCCTCAAGGGACAGTGTGAGGAAGTTCACAAATACTAGTGATTtgatctaaaggaaaaaaaaagaaaaaaaaaaagagttacatcAGGCATAGTCTCAGTACCCCCCCAAAATTTACCAGATCCAAGCTTCGACTCTACAAATATTCACAAACCTCTCAGAGCTACAGGTACATTAACGAAACGCCTTTGCAAGTAACGTTTCATAAAACAAGATGGCGAGCGAAGAAGGAACAAAGAACTGAAGAACGAAAGGTGGCATCATATAGATGAAGTTCACGCCAAATCAGCAAAGAGGTTTTTTGCTTGTGAAAACCAGCATACGTGTGTTAGTTCCTGCCTAAATTACGCAGGTAACCCCaccttttaatagaaaaaaaaaaaaaagggaattctaaagttttttcctatttttgttcaCGCGACTAATGTGCAGAAGTACCCCCACCTTTTACACAGAgtcctttaattttgtttctctgaaattaTTCAAACACAAGCGCTTCTGTCTCACGTGGGTGGCAGGGGTTCGGCCACACCACGTGGCCAAACGGCTTCGCGGCAAAACACGCAGCGACGAGGTGGCAGTGCAGCTTATCTGCCTTCTGTCCCACAAAAGCGCTATTAAGCGTCTCAATTAATTGACATTTAATTGATTTAATGTTATGTTGTGCTGTTCTCTTTGAAGATTTAACTAAAAGATCCCAGAAAGTCAgcaggaaagaagcagagaacaAGAAATCTTCCAAGGTAAGTGGCAGTTCAGAAAACATTGTTGAATTTGAATGGTTTGTGACTTCTACAGTTTTCCTCTGTGCGTTCATTTGCAAGGCTTTTACAGCCATTCCCCAATTTAAATAATTGACATGCAGTTTGAAGTTCTAAATAAAGCCGATGCAAAACATTAATGGTGGAATGAAAACTATGTCATCTTAGATTAGTCAGAGGTTATTGTTTGGGTTGGGGGGTGGGTCTCGCGggatttgcttttgcttttgttttttttacagtcctTTATTACACAAAAGGTACTTTAACCTTGAGCTGGCTGAAATATTTGTGAGATTCTTTAGGCATCCACCATAAAGCGGTATCATTCCCAGTCACACCGAGTGGATAAACTGCACAGGCTCTGCAGCCCGGGGGCACAAACTCGATATCTGCTGATCTTTAACCACAGCTgccaaaaataattaaagcagAGGCATACAAAGAAGTTGGTATTCAGTTGAAAGGGTTAACCTAGCAATTTTATCAGATCAATAGATTCAGATTGATAGATTTCCTTAATGTGATGTTACCCATAGGTCTTAAATGTGAAGTATTACATGGGCTGGGCTCCGATCTTACAAAAATTGTCTAGAAGAgtagaaaatagcatttttactttattttttgtataTCTTGATAGACACTTATAGCCAAATCAGTCATTGCTGCAACCAGAAACATTTAgagctccttttcctttctaatgGAAGTCTTGTGTGGTTAACCTTCCTTGAAACGCTTCCTAAATTCGCAGGATGACCCAGGTTGAAAGGGGCCTCAGGATGTCACTTAGTTCCACCCCTCCGGTTCAAAGCAGAACATTCTTGCCATCAAACTTTGTCAAAGTATTTGCCAAAGACCACTGAACACCTTACCTTAAAATTGGAACTTCTGAGAAACTACCAAGTTAAAGAAGAACATTGGGTGCCTCTAGCCGCTGGGCTCCAGAGAATCTCTCCCAGGTCCCGGGCACGTGCTGACCAACCCAAAGTTTTCCACTTTTCAAAATCCCAGACAGAAGCGGCACTCCTTGGGGAGGCCGAGAGATCTCTTTCAGCTCTCTCACCCGTGCCTGCAGTTAAGGATTCCCATGCACAAATGTGATGCACAAAGGATTCCCGAGCCCCAAAGGCAGCTTGACAAGCCACGCGAAGCACAGCATCGCCAAGTCACCTCCCCTCTCTCAGGCTCACAGCTTGGGAAATAAAGTGGGAACAAGCCCCATGAAAGGTTTCActctttcatttgaaaagttTGGGGATCCCAGAGTAATTCCTTACTTTATTTTCCTGATAACATTGGTGACTTTGCAGATCCTTGCGtccctttctgtgctgctgcctcaTTTTTCCCTACAGAGCATTTTCCAACGCTCGCTCTGTTCAGTCGTGTTTCTAATTGCTCAAAATAGGGGGCTCATGACGTTTTACTCAGTACGTTGGTCTCAAGCAGCATTTCCCACAATCCAGTCCCACCACATCTGTATACTGCTAACAGCCGCATGCTCATCTCAAACCAGAAGCTCCCTCGGTTCACTTTCTTTCCACCTATGCTTTCTTCTGACCCAGactcattttatatttatatgaattttcatgggttttttccttctagaaaaaTGCTGAACCGAAGACATCTCCAAAACCAAGGCCCACACCAGCTGCTGACTGTGTGCCAAACTTCAAAACCTGCAAACCACACTTGAATTCATGTTGTCACTACTGTGCTTTGTGCAAATGCCGAATTTTTCAGACCATCTGCCAATGTCTAATGTTAAACCCAAAGTGCTAAGCCAAACTGGGAACACAATAAGGCTTCTGTCTTTCATTAGCTTCTCAAGCGTATATTTACAAACTGCCCCATGTGTATAGCAATCAAAGTAGAGAGCTTTGAAGCAAACAGCTTGGATTTGCCCTTCTTAAAATTAAATGGACAATGGGAGTTTTTTTTCCATGGAGTGAATGCTATCAAAACAGGATGATTTTTCAGGGAGCAGACAACCGGGGAGACTGACATTGAATAGCTATTTTTAGCAAAACTGACCCACCTTTTAGGAAGAATTCTGGGTtcttgttggtttggggttttctcgtgtgtttggggttttttttgtttgttctttgaaGGGTCATATTAACCAGAGACTGCAGTTTTGTCTAACTGGCACCATCAAGCCTGCACCAACGGCACACAAACAGCCACGCTAAACCAGGACCAGTTAATCCAGTGAGGGACCAAAGCCTGGGTTTGCCCACAAGggcagcacagcaccagctgccagcacagccaaAATACCATGTTGAAAATGCAGGTTTCAGGGTTAACTCCCTTTTCACACACTCAGCAAAAATCAGGACAAGAATGTATATAGATTATTCTACCTGAACAGACAGACCCAAATCAATAAGGCAGTTTTTTTAATCATCCCCAGCTGAGCATCGGTACATCCACCTCCAGGGTTTTTAGTCATTCTGCCAGTAACC
The genomic region above belongs to Larus michahellis chromosome 12, bLarMic1.1, whole genome shotgun sequence and contains:
- the ASIP gene encoding agouti-signaling protein isoform X1, with protein sequence MTMEFFLPRMESKNLFLSLLLCYSLLRAAGSHMVIEEKTECTLPRSNKMSLQDLPPISIVDLTKRSQKVSRKEAENKKSSKKNAEPKTSPKPRPTPAADCVPNFKTCKPHLNSCCHYCALCKCRIFQTICQCLMLNPKC
- the ASIP gene encoding agouti-signaling protein isoform X2, which codes for MESKNLFLSLLLCYSLLRAAGSHMVIEEKTECTLPRSNKMSLQDLPPISIVDLTKRSQKVSRKEAENKKSSKKNAEPKTSPKPRPTPAADCVPNFKTCKPHLNSCCHYCALCKCRIFQTICQCLMLNPKC